The proteins below are encoded in one region of Hordeum vulgare subsp. vulgare chromosome 3H, MorexV3_pseudomolecules_assembly, whole genome shotgun sequence:
- the LOC123439598 gene encoding uncharacterized protein LOC123439598: MALPASRRLSAAAAAAAPKLSSLFTPRPIPKPRPPSPGSGDDPQRRKPMPKPRQPWGEDASALLRRLHEGRYLPGPYLSDAPHVVSPDAVKAAAERFGNDHQVAAKWLSGSDLKKLALFGCPTVERRTVFASKRLRAFFNLREDQVCSSCKIRSSCQFVNQDVPRYDKVILSDIMRILALFVLDACPQELQVTAEVKASVGKLLKDTINLSM; this comes from the exons ATGGCACTCCCCGCCTCTCGCCgtctctccgccgccgccgccgccgccgctccgaaACTCTCCTCCCTCTTCACGCCCCGACCCATTCCTAAGCCTCGCCCTCCGTCGCCGGGGTCCGGCGATGATCCTCAGCGGCGGAAGCCGATGCCGAAACCAAGGCAGCCGTGGGGGGAGGATGCGTCGGCGCTGCTCCGGCGGCTTCACGAGGGGCGATACCTTCCGGGACCCTACCTCTCGGATGCGCCGCACGTAGTGTCCCCAGACGCTGTCAAGGCCGCCGCCGAGCGGTTCGGCAACGATCACCAGGTCGCCGCCAA ATGGTTGTCGGGGAGTGACTTGAAGAAGCTAGCACTGTTTGGCTGCCCAACTGTTGAGCGAAGAACAGTTTTTGCATCCAAGAGATTACGAGCTTTCTTCAACTTGCGAGAAGACCAG GTATGCAGCTCTTGTAAGATAAGAAGTTCATGCCAGTTCGTTAACCAGGATGTGCCTAGGTATGATAAAGTAATCCTGTCAGATATTATGAGGATCCTTGCTTTGTTtgttttggatgcatgtcctcaggAACTGCAGGTTACTGCTGAAGTAAAAGCTAGTGTCGGCAAACTTCTCAAGGACACCATAAATCTAAGCATGTAA